A window from Nocardioides mesophilus encodes these proteins:
- a CDS encoding DNA glycosylase AlkZ-like family protein, whose product MTGVHQLSRADARRVAVQAQLLDAERPADLLGLVRHLTLLQLDPISAVTPSADLVVWSRLGPAYSPAELRDALERRTLIELNALVRPAEDLALYRAEMAHWPGQGELREWQHARRDWVTANDGCRRDILERLEESGPLTMRELPDTCAVPWGSTGWTNNRNVEKLLVFLVQRGEVATAGRKGRERLWDLAHRVYPDHPVVPTDEALRRRNERRLRALGIARARAPEVPVEPVDVGEAGEPAVVEGVKGEWRVDPSWLDRPFTGRAALLSPFDRLVHDRKRLTELFEFDYQLEMYKPAAKRRWGYYALPILYGDRLVGKLDATADRKAGVLRVDAVHEDEPFTAAVSAAVSREIEDLARWLELDLVRAV is encoded by the coding sequence GTGACCGGGGTCCACCAGCTCTCCCGCGCCGACGCGCGGCGCGTCGCGGTGCAGGCCCAGCTGTTGGACGCCGAGCGGCCCGCCGACCTGCTGGGTCTGGTGCGCCACCTCACGCTGCTGCAGCTGGACCCGATCAGCGCGGTGACGCCGAGCGCCGACCTGGTGGTGTGGAGCCGCCTCGGCCCGGCGTACTCCCCGGCCGAGCTGCGCGACGCGCTCGAGCGACGCACGCTGATCGAGCTGAACGCGCTGGTCCGGCCCGCGGAGGACCTGGCGCTCTACCGCGCCGAGATGGCGCACTGGCCCGGGCAGGGCGAGCTGCGGGAGTGGCAGCACGCCAGGCGCGACTGGGTCACGGCCAACGACGGTTGCCGCCGCGACATCCTCGAGCGGCTCGAGGAGTCAGGACCGCTGACGATGCGCGAGCTGCCGGACACCTGCGCGGTCCCGTGGGGCTCGACCGGGTGGACCAACAACCGCAACGTCGAGAAGCTGCTGGTCTTCCTCGTGCAGCGCGGCGAGGTGGCGACCGCCGGACGCAAGGGGCGCGAGCGGCTGTGGGACCTGGCGCACCGGGTCTACCCCGACCACCCCGTGGTCCCGACCGACGAGGCGCTGCGGCGGCGCAACGAGCGCCGGCTGCGGGCGCTGGGCATCGCCCGGGCCCGGGCCCCGGAGGTCCCGGTCGAGCCCGTGGACGTCGGAGAGGCCGGTGAGCCGGCCGTCGTGGAGGGGGTGAAGGGCGAGTGGCGGGTCGACCCGTCCTGGCTGGACCGGCCGTTCACAGGTCGCGCCGCGCTGCTCTCGCCGTTCGACCGGCTGGTGCACGACCGCAAGCGCCTGACGGAGCTCTTCGAGTTCGACTACCAGCTCGAGATGTACAAGCCGGCGGCGAAACGGCGGTGGGGCTACTACGCGCTGCCCATCCTGTACGGCGACCGGCTGGTCGGGAAGCTCGACGCCACCGCCGACCGGAAGGCCGGCGTCCTGCGCGTCGACGCCGTCCACGAGGACGAGCCCTTCACCGCCGCGGTGTCCGCGGCGGTGTCCCGCGAGATCGAGGACCTGGCCCGCTGGCTCGAGCTCGACCTGGTCCGCGCCGTCTGA
- a CDS encoding gluconokinase, with product MTATPQAEPTTNPGAPSDPRVIVVMGVSGTGKTSVGERIADRLGLDFVEGDSHHPQVNIDKMTAGTPLTDEDRMPWLRTLAALVGERYADGRSTVLTCSALRRGYRDVLRTGVPRGKMFFVHLHAPFAVLEQRMTQRTKHFMPTSLLQSQVDTLEPLEADEPGVVVDVTPGLDEVVRAALAALEPAEPRA from the coding sequence GTGACCGCGACCCCCCAGGCCGAGCCGACGACGAACCCGGGAGCCCCCTCCGATCCCCGGGTGATCGTGGTCATGGGCGTCTCCGGCACCGGCAAGACCTCGGTCGGCGAACGCATAGCGGACCGGCTCGGGCTGGACTTCGTCGAGGGCGACTCGCACCACCCCCAGGTCAACATCGACAAGATGACGGCCGGCACGCCCCTCACCGACGAGGACCGGATGCCGTGGCTGCGGACGCTGGCAGCGCTCGTCGGCGAGCGGTACGCCGACGGCCGCTCGACGGTGCTCACCTGCTCGGCGTTGCGGCGCGGCTACCGGGACGTGCTGCGCACCGGCGTACCTCGCGGGAAGATGTTCTTCGTGCACCTGCACGCCCCGTTCGCGGTGCTCGAGCAGCGGATGACCCAGCGCACCAAGCACTTCATGCCGACCTCGCTGCTGCAGTCCCAGGTGGACACCCTCGAGCCGCTGGAGGCCGACGAGCCCGGTGTGGTCGTCGACGTCACGCCCGGGCTCGACGAGGTCGTCCGGGCGGCGCTGGCCGCGCTGGAGCCAGCCGAGCCCCGCGCCTGA
- a CDS encoding FadR/GntR family transcriptional regulator encodes MSTVYRGVLAELGPRIVDGTLPVGSRITLEWLGEEFGVSRTIAREVVQVLVSMGLVESRRRTGIRVLPQEQWDAFDPAVIRWRLDGPARRAHLGELTQLRAAVEPAAAALAAVRADDATRAEVVRLAGELETTGAAGDLRTFLEHDVAFHRLLLSASGNAMFAALGDVVEEVLRGRTDHDLMPPTPKPEARRLHAMVADAVAHGEAEVARSAMTTICLEVVSGIAELSREQLAGRDEPGDAAAG; translated from the coding sequence ATGTCCACCGTGTACCGGGGCGTGCTCGCCGAGCTGGGTCCCCGGATCGTCGACGGCACCCTGCCGGTGGGGTCGAGGATCACGCTGGAGTGGCTCGGCGAGGAGTTCGGGGTGTCGCGGACGATCGCCCGCGAGGTCGTGCAGGTGCTGGTGTCGATGGGCCTGGTGGAGAGCCGCCGGCGCACCGGGATCCGCGTGCTGCCGCAGGAGCAGTGGGACGCCTTCGACCCGGCGGTGATCCGCTGGCGCCTCGACGGCCCGGCCCGGCGCGCTCACCTCGGCGAGCTCACGCAGCTGCGCGCCGCCGTGGAGCCGGCGGCGGCCGCGCTGGCCGCGGTGCGGGCCGACGACGCCACCCGGGCGGAGGTGGTGCGGCTCGCCGGCGAGCTCGAGACCACCGGCGCGGCGGGAGACCTGCGCACGTTCCTGGAGCACGACGTCGCCTTCCACCGGCTGCTGCTCAGCGCCTCCGGCAACGCGATGTTCGCCGCTCTCGGCGACGTGGTGGAGGAGGTCCTGCGGGGCCGGACCGATCATGACCTGATGCCGCCGACGCCGAAGCCGGAGGCCCGCCGGCTGCACGCGATGGTCGCGGACGCGGTGGCGCACGGTGAGGCGGAGGTGGCCCGCTCCGCGATGACCACGATCTGCCTCGAGGTGGTCAGCGGCATCGCGGAGCTGAGCCGTGAGCAGCTCGCCGGCCGGGACGAGCCGGGGGACGCGGCGGCGGGCTGA
- a CDS encoding GNAT family N-acetyltransferase produces MTAHPPSDVLPVLERYYDAAPRPSATTEEIGPFTLFLRASTDGWPYYARPRLGLTGETTADDVRRVRQRQRELGVPETFEWVEETTPSLSAAADGAGLAVTRCPLLALPAGAAPITASTPAARVELLGPEDVALSTVQGAVHAGFDGTDEVSPRPAEHQRELMRRGLLAVAAAYDEHGEVVGGGSHGPRGDTTELTGIAVLRRARRQGVGAALTAALVADAHARDVTTVFLSAQDDAVARVYERVGFVRVGTACLGEPA; encoded by the coding sequence ATGACCGCCCACCCGCCGTCCGACGTGCTGCCGGTCCTGGAGCGCTACTACGACGCCGCACCGCGTCCGTCCGCGACCACCGAGGAGATCGGCCCGTTCACGCTGTTCCTCCGCGCGTCGACGGACGGCTGGCCCTACTACGCGCGGCCGCGCCTCGGCCTCACCGGCGAGACCACCGCGGACGACGTACGCCGGGTCCGGCAGCGGCAGCGTGAGCTCGGCGTCCCGGAGACCTTCGAGTGGGTCGAGGAGACCACGCCGTCGCTGTCGGCCGCCGCGGACGGAGCCGGACTGGCGGTGACCCGGTGCCCGCTGCTCGCGCTGCCGGCCGGGGCCGCCCCGATCACGGCCTCCACCCCGGCCGCGCGGGTGGAGCTGCTCGGCCCCGAGGACGTGGCGCTCTCGACGGTCCAGGGGGCCGTCCACGCCGGCTTCGACGGCACCGACGAGGTGTCGCCCCGGCCGGCGGAGCACCAGCGCGAGCTGATGCGCCGGGGGCTGCTCGCGGTGGCCGCGGCGTACGACGAGCACGGGGAGGTGGTGGGCGGCGGCTCCCACGGGCCCCGCGGCGACACCACCGAGCTCACCGGCATCGCCGTGCTCCGGCGGGCCCGCCGGCAGGGCGTCGGCGCGGCGCTCACCGCCGCGCTGGTCGCGGACGCGCACGCCCGCGACGTCACGACGGTGTTCCTCTCCGCGCAGGACGACGCCGTGGCAAGGGTGTACGAGCGGGTCGGGTTCGTCCGGGTCGGCACGGCCTGCCTCGGGGAGCCGGCATGA
- a CDS encoding MarR family winged helix-turn-helix transcriptional regulator has protein sequence MDRANQKIEQQMTVLLRRVQRIHLSTASGEVHLERSAYGILCQLADEGPQRLGSLAAAFGLDPSTITRQVRALETAGLAARTPDATDRRAAILDLTPEGREALTRTRAHRRSRMEQIMSSWSQTDREEFGRLLEQFNSSADALMDGR, from the coding sequence ATGGATCGCGCCAACCAGAAGATCGAGCAGCAGATGACCGTGCTGCTGCGCCGCGTGCAGCGTATCCACCTCTCCACCGCCTCCGGCGAGGTGCACCTCGAGCGCTCGGCCTACGGCATCCTGTGCCAGCTCGCCGACGAGGGCCCGCAGCGGCTCGGCTCGCTGGCCGCCGCGTTCGGCCTGGACCCCTCGACGATCACCCGGCAGGTGCGGGCGCTGGAGACCGCGGGACTGGCCGCCCGTACGCCGGACGCGACCGACCGGCGCGCCGCCATCCTGGACCTGACCCCGGAGGGCCGCGAGGCGCTGACCCGCACCCGGGCGCACCGGCGCTCGCGGATGGAGCAGATCATGTCCTCGTGGTCGCAGACCGACCGCGAGGAGTTCGGCCGACTGCTCGAGCAGTTCAACTCCTCCGCCGACGCGCTCATGGACGGCCGCTGA
- a CDS encoding GntP family permease produces the protein MDPIQPAYGTTTLLLIAAVAVAVLLFLIIKVRLHAFVSLVLVSVLTAVAAGIPVPEIPAALLAGFGGTLGSVALLVGFGVMLGRLLEVTGGAQVLADTLINRFGERRAPLALGVAALFFGFPIFFDAGLVVFLPIILTVARRFGGSVLYYALPAAGAFAAMHALVPPHPGPVAAGDALNADIGTILLVGLPVAIVSWYVGVYLLSRVLGARVYVEVPDLLFGPVNGGADTTGTTAADLPGTADGSATGGAAVGTASPDAPRPGTTAPGAAPVQTLTRPTTAPSFGVVVSLLLIPLVLIAGNTIVTTLVTSGQIDGDAWWVGYVQLVGTTSIALLIALLAAIAVLGGRGRSFADTGRILDEALAPICSIILITGAGGMFGGILRASGIGESLTSSLSGLGLPLLLQAFVIATILRVAQGSATVALTTTAGLIAAQATSAGYGNFQLALLVVAIAAGATVLSHVNDSGFWLVSRFFGMDEKTTLKTWTVMETTLGLSAFVIASLLWTVA, from the coding sequence GTGGACCCGATCCAACCGGCGTACGGCACGACCACGCTGCTGCTCATCGCAGCCGTGGCCGTCGCGGTGCTGCTGTTCCTCATCATCAAGGTGCGCCTGCACGCCTTCGTCTCGCTGGTCCTGGTCAGCGTGCTGACCGCGGTCGCCGCAGGCATCCCCGTCCCGGAGATCCCGGCAGCCCTGCTGGCCGGCTTCGGCGGCACCCTCGGCTCGGTCGCCCTGCTGGTCGGCTTCGGCGTGATGCTCGGCCGGCTGCTGGAGGTGACCGGTGGCGCCCAGGTGCTCGCCGACACCTTGATCAACCGGTTCGGTGAGCGCCGCGCGCCGCTCGCCCTCGGCGTCGCCGCGCTGTTCTTCGGCTTCCCGATCTTCTTCGACGCCGGCCTGGTCGTGTTCCTGCCGATCATCCTCACCGTGGCCCGCCGCTTCGGCGGCTCGGTGCTCTACTACGCGCTGCCGGCCGCGGGCGCCTTCGCCGCGATGCACGCCCTCGTGCCGCCGCACCCCGGCCCGGTGGCCGCCGGTGACGCGCTGAACGCCGACATCGGCACGATCCTGCTCGTCGGCCTGCCGGTCGCGATCGTCTCCTGGTACGTCGGCGTCTACCTGCTCTCCCGCGTGCTCGGAGCCCGGGTGTACGTCGAGGTGCCCGACCTGCTGTTCGGCCCGGTCAACGGCGGCGCCGACACCACCGGCACCACCGCGGCCGACCTGCCCGGCACGGCTGACGGCTCGGCCACCGGTGGCGCCGCCGTGGGCACCGCCTCCCCCGACGCCCCGCGGCCGGGCACGACCGCTCCCGGGGCCGCACCGGTGCAGACCCTGACCCGGCCCACCACCGCGCCCTCCTTCGGCGTGGTCGTGAGCCTGCTGCTGATCCCGCTGGTGCTGATCGCCGGCAACACCATCGTCACCACCCTGGTCACCTCCGGCCAGATCGACGGCGACGCCTGGTGGGTCGGCTACGTGCAGCTGGTCGGCACCACCTCGATCGCCCTGCTCATCGCCCTGCTGGCCGCGATCGCCGTGCTCGGCGGCCGCGGCCGTTCCTTCGCGGACACCGGACGGATCCTCGACGAGGCGCTCGCGCCGATCTGCTCGATCATCCTGATCACCGGCGCCGGCGGCATGTTCGGCGGCATCCTGCGGGCGAGCGGCATCGGCGAGTCGCTGACCTCGTCGCTCTCCGGCCTGGGCCTCCCGCTGCTGCTGCAGGCCTTCGTGATCGCGACGATCCTGCGGGTGGCGCAGGGCTCGGCGACGGTCGCGCTGACCACCACCGCCGGACTCATCGCCGCGCAGGCCACCTCGGCCGGCTACGGCAACTTCCAGCTGGCCCTGCTCGTGGTCGCGATCGCCGCCGGCGCCACCGTGCTCTCGCACGTCAACGACTCCGGGTTCTGGCTGGTCAGCCGGTTCTTCGGGATGGACGAGAAGACCACGCTGAAGACCTGGACGGTCATGGAGACCACGCTGGGGCTCTCGGCGTTCGTGATCGCCTCGTTGCTCTGGACGGTCGCGTGA
- a CDS encoding alpha/beta fold hydrolase, which produces MATLVSERVGQFFIDHDRLEYTEYGAGDRWVVLVHGQLMPRRMHQPLARAIAAEGFHVVTLDLLGHGRSDRPLDPKEYSMTAFGEQVLALLDHLGADQAVIGGTSLGSNVALEVADAAPERVRGLLLEMPVLDNALEAGLIAFGPLMFAARFVPVSVTALRVLTRAVPRGLVPFWGGIVLDTLGQQPAPMAAAIHGIFFGRFAPPSRRRRLIEAPALVVGHPRDPIHPAADAAMLAEEMPNARFVAARGILEWRLRPERLTNEAVDFVTGCWADPRSRRAAGS; this is translated from the coding sequence GTGGCCACTCTCGTCTCGGAACGCGTCGGTCAGTTCTTCATCGACCACGACCGCCTGGAGTACACCGAGTACGGCGCCGGCGACCGGTGGGTCGTGCTGGTGCACGGCCAGCTGATGCCGCGGCGGATGCACCAGCCGCTGGCCCGGGCGATCGCCGCCGAAGGGTTCCACGTGGTCACCCTCGACCTGCTCGGGCACGGCCGGTCCGACCGGCCGCTGGACCCGAAGGAGTACTCGATGACCGCCTTCGGCGAGCAGGTCCTCGCGCTCCTGGACCACCTCGGCGCGGACCAGGCAGTCATCGGCGGTACGTCGTTGGGCTCCAACGTCGCGCTGGAGGTCGCCGACGCGGCGCCGGAGCGGGTCCGCGGCCTGCTGCTGGAGATGCCGGTGCTCGACAACGCGCTGGAGGCCGGGCTGATCGCGTTCGGGCCGCTGATGTTCGCAGCCCGGTTCGTGCCGGTCTCGGTGACCGCGCTGCGGGTGCTCACCCGGGCGGTGCCGCGTGGCCTGGTCCCGTTCTGGGGCGGCATCGTCCTGGACACCCTGGGCCAGCAGCCGGCGCCGATGGCGGCCGCGATCCACGGGATCTTCTTCGGCCGGTTCGCGCCGCCGAGTCGCCGCCGCCGGCTCATCGAGGCGCCGGCGCTGGTGGTCGGTCACCCGCGCGACCCGATCCACCCCGCCGCCGACGCGGCGATGCTGGCCGAGGAGATGCCGAACGCCCGGTTCGTGGCGGCCCGGGGCATCCTCGAGTGGCGGCTGCGCCCCGAGCGGCTGACCAACGAGGCGGTCGACTTCGTCACCGGTTGCTGGGCCGATCCGCGGTCCCGGCGCGCCGCCGGGTCCTGA
- a CDS encoding HU family DNA-binding protein — protein MNKRDLVEKIADKSSLSNADAERALSALVEAITESVANGDKVTVPDFGTFEKRERSARTGRNPQTGESIDIAATSVPGFKAGTAFKKRVAG, from the coding sequence ATGAACAAGCGCGACCTCGTGGAGAAGATCGCCGACAAGTCCAGCCTGAGCAACGCCGACGCAGAGCGCGCGCTCTCGGCGCTCGTGGAGGCCATCACCGAGTCGGTCGCCAACGGCGACAAGGTCACGGTCCCGGACTTCGGCACGTTCGAGAAGCGCGAGCGCAGTGCTCGCACCGGCCGCAACCCGCAGACCGGTGAGTCGATCGACATCGCCGCGACGTCGGTTCCGGGCTTCAAGGCAGGCACGGCGTTCAAGAAGCGCGTCGCCGGCTGA
- a CDS encoding GNAT family N-acetyltransferase yields MSPSPEIREATGEDWPLWRELRLRALGESPGAFGSTYERELAFTEAAWRGRLDGVAGPAVLATIGSRTVGMGAGFRDLPGWLHVVAMWTEPELRGAGVGTAVLAWLADWADRNQLRLHLDVAQSNPRARQVYERAGFVATGEIRPLRDGAAEQVERLVLARSRR; encoded by the coding sequence ATGAGCCCGTCGCCGGAGATTCGTGAGGCCACCGGGGAGGACTGGCCGCTGTGGCGCGAGCTGCGGCTGCGGGCGCTGGGCGAGTCCCCGGGCGCCTTCGGCTCGACCTACGAGCGCGAGCTCGCCTTCACCGAGGCCGCCTGGCGGGGCCGGCTCGACGGCGTGGCCGGCCCCGCGGTGCTGGCGACGATCGGCTCCCGGACGGTCGGCATGGGTGCCGGCTTCAGGGACCTGCCGGGGTGGCTGCACGTGGTGGCGATGTGGACCGAGCCGGAGCTGCGCGGTGCCGGCGTGGGTACGGCGGTCCTCGCCTGGCTGGCCGACTGGGCGGACCGCAACCAGCTGCGGCTGCACCTCGACGTCGCGCAGAGCAACCCGCGGGCACGACAGGTCTACGAGCGCGCCGGCTTCGTCGCGACCGGCGAGATCCGGCCGCTGCGCGACGGCGCTGCCGAGCAGGTGGAGCGGCTGGTCCTGGCGCGGTCGCGGCGATGA
- the leuA gene encoding 2-isopropylmalate synthase, whose amino-acid sequence MTDQFAPSPVFRPRNTQQPSGMPHQRYRAFPPIDLPDRTWPSRTVAATPRWLSTDLRDGNQALIDPMSPARKMAMFELLVRMGYKEIEVGFPSASQTDFDFVRQLVEGDKIPDDVTISVLTQAREDLIERTVQSLVGTAHANLHLYNATAPLFRRVVFGVDKNECRSIAVRGTEIVMKYAEELLGGTDFGYQYSPEIFTGTELDFAVDVCEAVSDVWQPGPGREIILNLPATVEMSTPNVYADQIEWFSRQLTRREHSVISLHPHNDRGTAVAATELALMAGADRVEGCLFGHGERTGNVCLVTLGMNLFSQGIDPQIDFSDIDEVRRTVEYCTQLPVHPRHPYAGDLVYTAFSGSHQDAIKKGLEALERAADEAGRPVGEMDWEAPYLPIDPKDVGRSYEAVIRVNSQSGKGGVAYILKAEHKLELPRRLQIEFSRVVQKHTDDSGTEMSPDDIWASFRSEYLDREAPLKLNSVHTSSAAGEKDALNVNVYVDGELRSLEGTGNGPIAAFVSALNQLTEDEQLRDNPMFAERGDVRVLDYHEHALSSGGDAIAAAYVECTVGDQLLWGVGLDANIVTASLKAVISAVNRA is encoded by the coding sequence ATGACCGATCAGTTCGCACCTTCGCCTGTCTTCCGGCCGCGCAACACCCAGCAGCCGAGCGGGATGCCGCACCAGCGCTACCGCGCCTTCCCGCCGATCGACCTCCCCGACCGCACCTGGCCGTCCCGGACCGTGGCCGCCACCCCGCGCTGGCTCTCCACCGACCTGCGGGACGGCAACCAGGCGCTGATCGACCCGATGAGCCCCGCCCGCAAGATGGCGATGTTCGAGCTGCTCGTCCGGATGGGCTACAAGGAGATCGAGGTCGGCTTCCCGAGCGCCAGCCAGACCGACTTCGACTTCGTCCGCCAGCTGGTCGAGGGCGACAAGATCCCCGACGACGTGACCATCTCGGTGCTGACCCAGGCGCGCGAAGACCTCATCGAGCGCACCGTGCAGTCGCTGGTCGGCACCGCCCACGCCAACCTGCACCTCTACAACGCCACCGCGCCGCTGTTCAGGCGCGTGGTGTTCGGGGTGGACAAGAACGAGTGCCGCTCGATCGCTGTGCGGGGGACCGAGATCGTCATGAAGTACGCCGAGGAGCTGCTCGGCGGCACCGACTTCGGCTACCAGTACTCCCCGGAGATCTTCACCGGCACCGAGCTGGACTTCGCCGTCGACGTCTGCGAGGCCGTCTCCGACGTCTGGCAGCCCGGCCCCGGTCGCGAGATCATCCTGAACCTCCCGGCGACCGTGGAGATGTCCACGCCGAACGTCTACGCCGACCAGATCGAGTGGTTCTCGCGTCAGCTCACCCGGCGCGAGCACAGCGTCATCTCGCTGCACCCGCACAACGACCGCGGTACGGCGGTCGCCGCCACCGAGCTGGCGCTGATGGCCGGTGCCGACCGGGTCGAGGGGTGCCTGTTCGGGCACGGCGAGCGCACCGGCAACGTCTGCCTGGTGACGCTGGGGATGAACCTGTTCAGCCAGGGGATCGACCCGCAGATCGACTTCTCCGACATCGACGAGGTCCGCCGCACCGTCGAGTACTGCACGCAGCTGCCGGTGCACCCGCGGCACCCCTACGCCGGCGACCTCGTCTACACCGCCTTCTCCGGGTCCCACCAGGACGCGATCAAGAAGGGTCTCGAGGCGCTCGAGCGGGCCGCCGACGAAGCCGGCCGGCCGGTCGGCGAGATGGACTGGGAGGCGCCGTACCTCCCGATCGACCCCAAGGACGTCGGTCGCTCCTACGAGGCGGTCATCCGGGTCAACAGCCAGTCGGGCAAGGGCGGCGTGGCCTACATCCTCAAGGCCGAGCACAAGCTCGAGCTGCCGCGCCGGCTGCAGATCGAGTTCAGCCGCGTGGTGCAGAAGCACACCGACGACTCCGGCACCGAGATGTCGCCCGACGACATCTGGGCCTCGTTCCGCTCGGAGTACCTCGACCGCGAGGCGCCGCTGAAGCTGAACTCCGTGCACACGTCCTCGGCGGCGGGGGAGAAGGACGCCCTCAACGTCAACGTGTACGTCGACGGCGAGCTCCGGTCCCTCGAAGGCACCGGCAACGGCCCGATCGCGGCCTTCGTGAGCGCGCTGAACCAGCTCACCGAGGACGAGCAGCTCCGGGACAACCCGATGTTCGCCGAGCGTGGCGACGTCCGGGTCCTCGACTACCACGAGCACGCGCTGTCCTCGGGCGGCGACGCGATCGCCGCGGCGTACGTCGAGTGCACGGTCGGCGACCAGCTGCTGTGGGGGGTCGGGCTGGACGCCAACATCGTCACCGCCTCGCTGAAGGCGGTCATCTCGGCGGTCAACCGCGCCTGA
- a CDS encoding GNAT family N-acetyltransferase has protein sequence MPSLSDLLITRIDPLELDLATADGIAEVLTASSAAAGLGMPPRSGAAALLSRQLQSDGTPVDGLWVATVGDRVIGHLDLELPAQENTDSAHLRGNVHPELRGHGVGRALLEEGVRAATDAGRAKLYTGAFSGGDGIAVLERWGFTATPGRYAVRRVDLHEAPHGLWDRLYDEAAGHAADYELVHLVGPTPPGQLEQMATLHEAINDAPADDEDEEPALFDAERVRRYDAAMAGRRQTVHRVVAVHRSTGEWAGLSMLCVDEFGPGLAFQEDTSVVRAHRGHRLGLLMKADMLRWISRERPEVGAVDTWNATSNHHMIAVNERLGAQVVAEHVGYRRDL, from the coding sequence ATGCCCAGCCTCTCGGACCTCCTCATCACGCGTATCGACCCGCTCGAGCTCGACCTGGCCACCGCTGACGGCATCGCCGAGGTGCTCACCGCCTCGAGTGCCGCAGCCGGTCTGGGGATGCCGCCGCGGTCCGGTGCCGCGGCGTTGCTGTCGCGGCAGCTGCAGAGCGACGGCACCCCGGTCGACGGGCTCTGGGTCGCCACCGTCGGCGACCGGGTCATCGGGCACCTCGACCTCGAGCTGCCCGCGCAGGAGAACACCGACAGCGCCCATCTCCGCGGCAACGTCCACCCGGAGCTGCGGGGCCACGGCGTCGGCCGGGCGCTGCTGGAGGAGGGCGTGCGCGCGGCCACGGACGCGGGCCGCGCGAAGCTCTACACCGGCGCCTTCTCCGGCGGCGACGGCATCGCCGTCCTCGAGCGGTGGGGCTTCACCGCGACGCCGGGGCGGTACGCCGTACGGCGGGTCGACCTGCACGAGGCGCCGCACGGCCTCTGGGACCGCCTGTACGACGAGGCGGCCGGCCATGCCGCGGACTACGAGCTGGTGCACCTCGTCGGCCCCACCCCGCCGGGGCAGCTCGAGCAGATGGCCACCCTGCACGAGGCGATCAACGACGCACCCGCCGACGACGAGGACGAGGAGCCCGCGCTGTTCGACGCCGAGCGGGTGCGCCGCTACGACGCTGCGATGGCCGGCCGCCGGCAGACCGTGCACCGGGTGGTGGCCGTGCACCGGTCGACCGGTGAGTGGGCCGGCCTGTCCATGCTGTGCGTCGACGAGTTCGGCCCCGGTCTCGCCTTCCAGGAGGACACCTCGGTGGTGCGGGCGCACCGTGGCCACCGGCTCGGCCTGCTGATGAAGGCGGACATGTTGCGCTGGATCAGCCGGGAACGCCCGGAGGTGGGGGCCGTCGACACCTGGAACGCCACCAGCAACCACCACATGATCGCGGTCAACGAGCGGCTGGGCGCACAGGTGGTCGCCGAGCACGTCGGCTACCGGCGCGACCTGTGA
- the recO gene encoding DNA repair protein RecO, with protein sequence MALYRDEAVVLRTQKLGEADRIVTLLTRGNGRVRAVAKGVRRTSSRFGSRLEPFTHVDLQLAEGRSLDVVTQAETLYPYGARVGSDYERYTAGTVMLETAERLVVEDKEPALQQFLLLVGALRAMCETGRPPGQVLDSFLLRSLAVAGYAPSFDGCARCGLEGPHRAFSPAAGGMLCSTCRVPGTASPARETVLLLGALLAGDWEVVGTSEPRHRKEATSLVAAYLSWHIERGLKSMAHVER encoded by the coding sequence GTGGCGCTCTACCGGGACGAGGCAGTCGTGCTCCGCACCCAGAAGCTGGGCGAGGCGGACCGGATCGTCACCCTGCTCACCCGCGGCAACGGCCGGGTCCGCGCCGTCGCCAAGGGGGTCCGCCGGACCAGCTCCCGGTTCGGCTCCCGGCTCGAGCCCTTCACCCATGTCGACCTCCAGCTCGCCGAGGGCCGCTCGCTCGACGTGGTGACCCAGGCCGAGACGCTCTACCCCTACGGCGCCCGGGTCGGCTCCGACTACGAGCGCTACACCGCCGGCACCGTGATGCTCGAGACCGCGGAGCGGCTGGTCGTGGAGGACAAGGAGCCTGCCCTGCAGCAGTTCCTGCTGCTCGTCGGCGCGCTCCGGGCGATGTGCGAGACCGGCCGGCCGCCCGGCCAGGTGCTCGACTCGTTCCTGCTGCGGTCGCTGGCCGTGGCCGGCTACGCCCCGTCGTTCGACGGCTGCGCCCGCTGCGGCCTCGAGGGGCCGCACCGCGCGTTCAGCCCGGCGGCCGGCGGGATGCTGTGCAGCACCTGCCGGGTGCCCGGCACCGCCAGCCCGGCCCGGGAGACGGTGCTGCTGCTCGGGGCGCTGCTGGCGGGGGACTGGGAGGTCGTCGGGACCAGCGAGCCCCGGCACCGCAAGGAGGCCACGTCGCTGGTGGCGGCGTACCTGTCCTGGCACATCGAGCGCGGGCTGAAGTCGATGGCGCACGTGGAGCGCTGA